From Syntrophorhabdaceae bacterium, a single genomic window includes:
- a CDS encoding CoA transferase, giving the protein MDKILSGVRVLDFTDALAGPYCTRYMADCGAEVINVEKPGGKVARGIPYFFKGESTDFIYNHCGKKSLGVDMKKEGSRELILKLAKSCDVVVENFRPGVMREFNLTYQDFKEVNPSMIMCSISGWGQEGPRAEQMAADLSIQSISGILDLTGDPDGRPSLVGFPVTDILAGLNAFGAICAALYRRSISGQGDYIDIAMADCAINCLHMAVGVHTLTEGKVELKRAGAFNNDMPSWGIFKGKDGYLAISAATKVGWDRLTDLMGKPELATDPRFETREARLKNKDAVVEYVEEWLGAFDHVADVAALLQSYRMQSVPVLSVAKLVDEDEQFKLRRMLKELEHPTLGKVKFLTSPLRYTNSNASVERPPTVKAGENTGDVLKGILGMTEKELDALKKEGVVFE; this is encoded by the coding sequence ATGGATAAAATCCTAAGTGGAGTACGCGTACTCGATTTCACCGATGCGTTGGCCGGGCCATACTGTACCCGCTACATGGCAGATTGTGGCGCGGAGGTCATAAACGTTGAGAAACCAGGCGGAAAGGTGGCCCGCGGTATTCCGTATTTTTTTAAAGGTGAAAGTACTGACTTTATTTATAACCACTGCGGCAAGAAAAGCCTCGGCGTCGATATGAAGAAGGAAGGCTCCCGAGAGCTTATCCTGAAGTTAGCAAAATCCTGTGATGTTGTGGTGGAGAACTTCCGTCCAGGTGTGATGAGAGAGTTTAATTTAACCTATCAGGATTTTAAAGAGGTGAACCCCTCAATGATTATGTGCTCCATTTCAGGGTGGGGGCAGGAGGGTCCCCGGGCCGAACAGATGGCCGCAGACCTAAGTATTCAATCCATCAGCGGCATCCTTGATCTTACCGGCGATCCCGATGGAAGACCGTCACTCGTAGGTTTCCCGGTAACGGACATTCTTGCGGGACTTAATGCCTTTGGTGCGATCTGTGCTGCATTGTACCGTCGCTCGATCTCAGGCCAGGGCGACTACATTGACATTGCCATGGCTGATTGTGCCATCAACTGCCTGCACATGGCGGTCGGTGTCCACACGCTCACAGAAGGAAAAGTGGAACTCAAACGGGCCGGTGCCTTCAACAATGATATGCCTTCATGGGGCATCTTCAAGGGGAAAGACGGATATCTCGCCATCAGTGCGGCTACGAAAGTAGGATGGGACAGGCTCACGGACCTGATGGGAAAACCCGAGCTTGCGACTGACCCTCGTTTTGAAACAAGAGAAGCACGGCTCAAAAATAAAGATGCGGTAGTCGAGTACGTCGAAGAGTGGCTCGGAGCATTTGACCATGTCGCTGACGTGGCAGCTCTCCTGCAGAGCTATCGCATGCAATCTGTCCCGGTCTTATCTGTGGCAAAGCTCGTCGATGAAGACGAGCAGTTTAAGCTTCGTAGGATGCTCAAAGAGCTTGAACATCCTACTCTCGGCAAAGTGAAATTCCTTACCAGCCCTCTACGGTATACCAATTCAAATGCCTCAGTGGAACGTCCACCCACAGTTAAAGCAGGAGAAAACACTGGCGATGTGCTCAAGGGTATACTCGGTATGACGGAAAAGGAATTGGACGCATTAAAAAAAGAAGGCGTTGTGTTTGAGTGA
- a CDS encoding TRAP transporter small permease subunit: MEKILKPVRQVIKICTAGAGIVMIGVMMMIVVTALARLIGYSIPGTFDVIEVYMMIVGAYAVAYCETLEASARAEIITSRVSSRVRTGLATFTTFLNVIYWTVLFYAGWKVLMMKIQRGERTELLNANIVPSRSLWVLALALICIFLFLKLLDNFAHAVKPSKKDTSTAEGVSR, from the coding sequence ATGGAGAAGATTTTAAAACCTGTTCGGCAAGTGATTAAAATCTGCACCGCTGGAGCCGGAATAGTGATGATCGGTGTCATGATGATGATAGTCGTTACTGCCTTGGCACGGCTTATCGGATATTCCATACCCGGAACATTCGATGTTATTGAAGTTTACATGATGATTGTGGGTGCTTATGCGGTGGCCTATTGTGAAACCCTGGAAGCATCAGCACGGGCAGAAATTATAACCAGTCGCGTTTCCTCCCGAGTACGAACAGGACTTGCAACATTTACTACATTCTTGAACGTGATTTATTGGACCGTATTGTTCTATGCCGGCTGGAAAGTATTGATGATGAAAATACAAAGAGGAGAACGGACGGAACTTCTGAATGCAAATATTGTACCTTCAAGATCGCTTTGGGTATTAGCGCTCGCTCTGATATGCATCTTTCTGTTTCTCAAACTGCTGGATAATTTTGCTCACGCAGTGAAGCCATCCAAGAAAGACACGTCCACAGCCGAGGGGGTGTCCCGATGA
- the dctP gene encoding TRAP transporter substrate-binding protein DctP: protein MGKKVSMILWAILIAMSIVLPSQALAQQKVIELTYGTAFAADHTFSKADALWIAKIEKETQSRVKIKPYWGGQVIGGANAVEELAGGVADIAYVSPNNTKTGFAIAKAIQLFFAGASEPMAMRVYQQLRVKFPEIDKEYTDAGIKPLEYSVNTQEILSAKPIRKLDDLKGKRIRVVGDWAKVLRAVGSEGITTSTSEMYTGMQKGILDGILGLTEGLESLKLADVVKYVSMYDMLAAPFSGRAMNLAKWNSLPPDIQKVFMSNVEYWSKVTEDGLAAACNQAVEYAKKRGLEVINPSDKAQLAAIMVSLADKDAKELDTKGIRGTAILQEAQRLIKGGK, encoded by the coding sequence ATGGGTAAGAAAGTTTCGATGATTTTATGGGCAATTTTGATTGCTATGTCAATTGTTTTACCAAGCCAAGCTTTGGCGCAGCAGAAAGTCATTGAATTGACCTATGGGACGGCATTTGCCGCTGACCATACTTTCAGCAAGGCAGACGCGCTATGGATCGCGAAGATCGAAAAAGAAACACAAAGCAGGGTAAAGATTAAACCATACTGGGGAGGGCAGGTTATCGGAGGCGCCAACGCGGTAGAGGAACTAGCTGGAGGCGTAGCTGACATAGCGTATGTGAGTCCTAACAACACTAAAACAGGTTTCGCGATCGCAAAGGCAATACAACTTTTCTTTGCTGGTGCGAGCGAACCAATGGCTATGCGTGTTTACCAGCAACTAAGAGTCAAGTTTCCGGAGATTGATAAGGAATACACCGACGCCGGCATAAAACCGCTGGAATACTCAGTTAATACGCAGGAGATTCTGTCGGCGAAACCCATACGCAAATTGGACGATCTCAAAGGTAAAAGAATCCGCGTTGTGGGAGACTGGGCAAAAGTGTTAAGGGCAGTTGGGTCTGAAGGTATAACTACATCCACTTCAGAGATGTATACGGGCATGCAGAAGGGCATTCTGGATGGTATTCTCGGATTGACGGAAGGGCTTGAATCTCTGAAGCTTGCAGATGTGGTCAAATATGTGAGTATGTATGACATGCTGGCGGCTCCCTTTTCCGGACGGGCGATGAATCTGGCTAAATGGAACAGCCTCCCGCCCGATATCCAAAAGGTTTTCATGAGTAATGTCGAATACTGGTCAAAAGTAACGGAAGATGGACTAGCTGCTGCATGTAACCAGGCAGTAGAATATGCAAAAAAGAGAGGCCTTGAAGTCATTAACCCTTCTGACAAGGCGCAGCTCGCGGCAATAATGGTTTCCTTAGCTGACAAGGACGCGAAGGAGCTTGATACAAAAGGCATACGCGGAACAGCGATACTCCAGGAAGCTCAAAGACTGATCAAAGGCGGCAAATAA
- a CDS encoding methylaspartate mutase subunit E yields the protein MITNTRIADEDFAQQRKEVLAMWKSGAEVDLDEAAEYHKSILTTKNMAVKIDAARKRGEILLTSDMGHTTIEQEIELLQYIQNEGHTDLLGTMVDSFTRTNRFELAEREIEKSKASGRTLLNGFPLINHGVKGTRKVIDAVNLPVRLRFVGPVCRLIGEVGLAGGHTYTEGQTLICFMNYSKTNTFESVVREYQYLFRLIGEYEKRGIPICAHPLGGNQIPGITPPSLILAGTILNLLSMPEQGVKHVWVNAASQGNMAQDIAYAVAAPRLSNEYLKKLGYNDVTVYSGGAEIAGRYPRDEAQAIAEVLWSPVVSVFANVDVCLIKTHDEAQSITTKENAAYSLRSAKMMLRMLKDQKINITNNGDIEEEMDMMEKETRAIVDRALEFGNGDPVVGADKAVEAGILDHPVASNRHVRGVAMGARDAKGAIRYLVCDNQPFSREIRDFHKEKLAEREKAIGKKLNWDMVVEDILQISQPLA from the coding sequence ATGATCACCAATACACGAATAGCCGATGAAGATTTTGCCCAACAGAGAAAAGAAGTACTCGCCATGTGGAAGAGCGGCGCGGAAGTGGACCTCGATGAAGCGGCCGAGTATCACAAGAGTATCCTCACGACAAAAAATATGGCTGTTAAAATCGACGCAGCCCGTAAACGTGGCGAGATCCTGCTCACGAGCGACATGGGGCATACCACCATTGAGCAGGAGATTGAACTCCTGCAATACATACAGAATGAAGGCCACACTGACCTTCTCGGGACTATGGTCGACAGTTTCACGAGAACAAATCGCTTCGAACTGGCAGAGAGAGAGATAGAGAAGAGCAAAGCCTCAGGCAGAACACTTTTAAACGGTTTTCCGCTTATCAATCATGGTGTGAAGGGTACAAGAAAAGTGATAGATGCAGTTAATCTGCCTGTCCGGCTCCGGTTCGTGGGACCTGTTTGCAGGCTCATAGGGGAGGTAGGACTTGCCGGAGGCCACACGTACACGGAAGGTCAGACGCTTATCTGTTTTATGAACTACAGTAAGACGAACACGTTTGAGAGTGTTGTCCGGGAATATCAGTATCTCTTTCGCCTCATCGGGGAATACGAGAAGCGGGGTATCCCGATATGTGCCCATCCGCTCGGAGGCAACCAAATCCCCGGTATCACCCCTCCGAGTTTGATCCTTGCCGGAACAATTCTCAATCTCCTGAGCATGCCGGAGCAGGGCGTTAAACACGTGTGGGTGAACGCCGCCAGTCAGGGCAATATGGCGCAGGACATAGCATATGCGGTTGCTGCCCCGAGATTGTCAAACGAATATTTGAAGAAGCTTGGCTACAATGATGTGACTGTATACAGCGGCGGCGCCGAGATAGCGGGAAGATATCCGAGAGATGAAGCTCAGGCCATAGCGGAAGTCCTCTGGTCACCCGTTGTCTCCGTCTTTGCGAATGTAGACGTATGTCTCATTAAAACCCATGATGAGGCGCAGAGTATCACTACGAAAGAGAACGCAGCCTACAGTCTGCGAAGCGCAAAAATGATGCTTCGTATGCTAAAGGACCAGAAAATCAACATCACCAATAACGGGGATATCGAGGAAGAAATGGATATGATGGAAAAGGAAACGCGCGCCATCGTGGACCGTGCGCTCGAGTTTGGCAACGGTGATCCGGTGGTCGGCGCGGATAAAGCTGTTGAAGCCGGCATTCTCGATCATCCCGTTGCCTCCAATCGCCACGTGCGTGGTGTGGCAATGGGGGCAAGAGATGCAAAAGGTGCCATCCGGTATCTTGTCTGTGATAATCAGCCTTTCTCGAGAGAGATCCGCGACTTTCATAAGGAAAAACTTGCAGAACGGGAAAAGGCTATCGGAAAGAAGCTGAACTGGGATATGGTTGTGGAAGACATTCTGCAGATCAGTCAACCACTTGCCTGA
- a CDS encoding TRAP transporter large permease, producing MSPEILGLTGFLCIFALLALGMPIGSALGLVGFAGMCFVYPINGVLTKMATVPVELISGYSFAVMPLFILMAQVTVASRFGADLFKLASKWLGHLRGGLAMASIGGSTAFGACSGSALITAATVAPIALPEMRKYNYDTKLAVGACAAGGTIGSLIPPSGMFILYGILTGASIGKLFTASIIPAILTIISYLITIYIICKLNPTAGPPAEVATFREKIREVKNCWEILTLLLIAIGGMIYGFFTPTESGAIGAFGSIVLGFAKRRLTWKELGTTLMGSMKTSGLMYTIFMGAMIFNFFCAKTGLPDFAGNWVLSLHISAWAVVGVIVIIYFFLGMVMEAPSIQILTIPVFYPILVNMLGFDPTWFGVVQVRMLEITCITPPLGMIAYIIAGSHKDLTPGIVFRGAGPFLLMELVTLPLFVFVKPITMWLPNLLMK from the coding sequence ATGAGTCCGGAAATATTAGGTCTGACAGGTTTTCTGTGTATTTTTGCTCTCCTTGCTTTGGGAATGCCAATTGGCTCTGCACTGGGACTCGTCGGTTTTGCGGGGATGTGTTTTGTCTATCCTATCAACGGTGTTTTAACGAAGATGGCAACCGTGCCTGTAGAACTTATTTCCGGCTATTCGTTCGCAGTCATGCCGCTATTTATTCTTATGGCTCAGGTTACCGTCGCCTCTCGATTCGGTGCAGATCTTTTCAAATTGGCGTCAAAATGGCTGGGCCATTTGAGGGGTGGCCTCGCAATGGCGAGCATAGGAGGATCGACTGCATTTGGAGCCTGCAGCGGTAGCGCTCTCATTACGGCTGCGACGGTTGCACCCATTGCTTTACCCGAGATGAGAAAATACAATTACGATACAAAGCTTGCTGTTGGTGCCTGTGCGGCAGGAGGTACTATAGGTAGCCTCATTCCTCCGAGCGGTATGTTCATCCTTTACGGAATTCTCACGGGTGCTTCCATAGGTAAGCTCTTCACGGCGAGCATTATCCCGGCTATTCTTACGATTATCTCGTATTTAATAACCATCTATATTATATGCAAACTTAATCCCACAGCAGGTCCCCCGGCGGAAGTAGCCACATTTCGAGAGAAAATAAGGGAGGTAAAGAACTGCTGGGAAATATTAACACTTCTTCTTATTGCAATTGGGGGGATGATCTATGGTTTTTTTACACCCACAGAATCAGGGGCGATAGGAGCTTTCGGTTCCATTGTGTTGGGCTTTGCAAAAAGAAGACTAACGTGGAAGGAATTAGGAACTACTCTCATGGGGTCGATGAAAACATCCGGCCTGATGTACACGATTTTCATGGGTGCTATGATCTTCAATTTCTTCTGCGCGAAGACAGGGCTTCCTGATTTTGCGGGCAATTGGGTACTTTCACTCCACATATCCGCATGGGCAGTAGTTGGTGTTATCGTTATTATTTATTTCTTTTTGGGCATGGTCATGGAAGCTCCCTCAATTCAGATACTCACTATACCTGTCTTTTATCCCATTCTGGTGAACATGTTGGGGTTTGACCCAACTTGGTTTGGAGTTGTGCAGGTTCGCATGCTCGAGATCACTTGTATAACTCCACCTTTAGGCATGATAGCCTACATTATTGCCGGGAGCCACAAGGACCTTACGCCTGGAATTGTCTTCAGGGGGGCAGGCCCTTTTCTATTGATGGAGCTTGTTACACTTCCTCTTTTCGTATTTGTAAAACCTATCACAATGTGGTTACCCAACTTGCTTATGAAGTGA
- a CDS encoding FAD-dependent oxidoreductase: protein MNSDNFRLLLSPSCIGPVKTRNRLIKSAAGLQYWAQGDNPVSDKAKYLYEAFAKGGVGLIIMESPKIEPGGKGFRLDNDKHVAAMSEVTQLIHKYGCPVFAQLANLANWKLVPTADTPRAPSSVCVYSEMDNHNTMPRPLTLGEIEETIEKFISNAVGARKAGFDGVEINTSCSHLLHTFLSPFWNKRNDAYGCDTLEGRTRVLVSIIKGIKRAVGSDFAVSVIMNGIETGVLIGVEPSETLNFSDSLAIAKIVEQAGADAIQVRSQWVGRHDASFLTDHLFYPEPPVPLESFPKELDMSHHGAGANAGMSEIFKKTVSIPIITVGRLDPVLGEQILREGKADFIAVTRRLFADPEFPNKLAAGRYHDIAPCTACTCCKDEDHPRRCRINAAIGTDKPYLIEPANKKKKVLVIGGGPSGMEAARIAAIRGHAVTLIEKTSKLGGLIPLAAMVKGLEIEDLPAIVRYLKGQITKLGVTLRLNTEATSSLIEQLKPEVVIIATGGIPQVPDIPGIDRPNVVKNTDLHKMLKFFMKFIAPKYLRMLSKLWMPLGKNVVIIGGGIQGCELAEFLVKRDRKVTIVEEAGAMGEGMIQHLKYQLFYWFRKKGVEILSGVKPIAVTEKGLTVLTKEGYKRTIEADSIVPAIPMRPNSDLFEDLKGKVPELYAVGDCRNPQLIADAVADGWRIGNAL, encoded by the coding sequence ATGAACAGCGACAATTTTCGACTCCTCCTTTCCCCCTCCTGTATAGGCCCAGTGAAGACCCGTAATCGGCTGATTAAATCCGCTGCGGGTCTTCAATACTGGGCCCAGGGAGATAACCCGGTATCGGACAAAGCAAAGTATCTCTACGAGGCTTTCGCCAAAGGAGGTGTCGGCCTCATCATCATGGAAAGCCCCAAAATCGAGCCGGGCGGCAAAGGCTTTCGACTCGACAACGACAAACATGTTGCGGCAATGTCAGAGGTTACTCAGCTCATTCACAAGTATGGATGTCCCGTATTTGCGCAGCTTGCTAACCTCGCGAACTGGAAACTTGTTCCGACCGCCGATACTCCCCGTGCTCCCTCTTCAGTCTGTGTCTATTCGGAGATGGATAACCACAATACGATGCCTCGACCTCTCACGTTAGGGGAGATAGAGGAGACGATAGAGAAGTTCATAAGCAATGCAGTTGGTGCCAGGAAGGCAGGCTTCGATGGCGTTGAGATCAATACCTCCTGCAGCCATCTCCTTCATACCTTCTTGTCGCCCTTCTGGAATAAACGCAATGACGCATACGGGTGTGACACATTGGAGGGTCGTACCCGTGTTCTTGTCTCAATAATTAAAGGAATAAAGAGGGCGGTCGGGTCAGACTTCGCCGTCTCCGTCATTATGAACGGCATTGAAACGGGCGTACTCATCGGTGTCGAACCGAGTGAGACGCTCAACTTTAGTGACAGCCTTGCAATAGCAAAGATAGTAGAGCAGGCAGGCGCAGATGCCATCCAGGTGAGATCACAGTGGGTCGGTCGACACGATGCATCCTTTCTTACCGATCACCTCTTCTATCCGGAACCACCTGTCCCATTAGAATCCTTCCCGAAAGAACTCGATATGAGTCATCATGGAGCAGGGGCAAATGCGGGCATGTCAGAGATCTTTAAGAAGACTGTCTCTATTCCCATTATCACCGTTGGAAGACTCGATCCTGTCCTCGGAGAACAGATCCTCCGGGAAGGCAAGGCAGACTTCATTGCGGTAACGAGACGCCTCTTTGCTGACCCTGAGTTCCCGAACAAACTCGCTGCAGGCAGATACCATGATATCGCCCCCTGTACCGCTTGCACGTGCTGCAAGGATGAAGACCATCCGAGGCGGTGCAGGATCAATGCGGCTATCGGAACCGATAAACCCTACCTAATAGAACCTGCAAATAAGAAAAAAAAGGTCCTCGTTATCGGTGGCGGCCCCTCCGGGATGGAAGCGGCACGGATAGCGGCCATAAGAGGTCATGCTGTTACCCTTATTGAGAAAACATCAAAGCTCGGGGGACTCATTCCCCTCGCTGCAATGGTCAAAGGTCTTGAGATTGAGGACCTGCCTGCAATCGTCCGTTACCTTAAAGGACAGATAACAAAACTCGGGGTAACACTAAGACTCAATACAGAGGCCACCTCTTCACTCATTGAGCAACTCAAGCCTGAGGTTGTTATTATCGCCACCGGCGGTATCCCCCAGGTGCCCGATATACCCGGCATCGATAGACCCAACGTAGTCAAGAACACCGACCTCCATAAGATGCTCAAGTTCTTTATGAAGTTTATCGCTCCCAAATATTTGAGAATGTTGAGCAAACTCTGGATGCCATTGGGAAAGAATGTTGTCATCATCGGTGGTGGTATTCAGGGTTGTGAGCTCGCCGAATTCCTCGTAAAAAGAGACAGAAAAGTAACCATCGTTGAAGAAGCCGGTGCGATGGGAGAAGGCATGATACAACATCTCAAGTACCAACTCTTCTACTGGTTCCGCAAGAAAGGTGTTGAGATACTCTCCGGTGTTAAACCTATAGCTGTCACAGAGAAAGGTCTTACCGTCCTCACCAAAGAAGGATACAAGCGCACCATTGAAGCGGACAGTATTGTCCCTGCGATACCCATGAGACCGAATTCCGACTTATTTGAAGACCTTAAAGGCAAAGTTCCGGAGCTCTATGCTGTTGGTGATTGCAGGAACCCGCAACTTATCGCCGATGCTGTTGCGGATGGGTGGAGAATTGGGAATGCCCTATAG
- a CDS encoding glutamate mutase L, protein MPDIGIFVDFGSTYTKVTALDLDGETLIAQGRTAITVRKDLTSSD, encoded by the coding sequence ATGCCCGATATCGGCATCTTCGTTGACTTTGGCAGCACCTATACGAAAGTAACGGCTCTTGATCTCGATGGAGAAACACTTATTGCTCAAGGCAGAACAGCGATTACGGTGAGAAAGGATCTCACGTCATCTGACTAA